A part of Capsicum annuum cultivar UCD-10X-F1 chromosome 6, UCD10Xv1.1, whole genome shotgun sequence genomic DNA contains:
- the LOC107875358 gene encoding pentatricopeptide repeat-containing protein At3g25210, mitochondrial, which translates to MRATVHRPIISSLFSSLSLRGISTSSAADHHPKPLPSPPPFSDELPLPEPSPLTRTRTRTPLEQQFESWINNLKPGFTPADVNEALKAQTDPDLAIDIFRWTGQQRSYKHNHVTYLTMINIAVSSKRYRVAETLVEEVLAGACPPSLPLYNSMIKFCCGRKFLFNRAFDIYKKMTKCEDAKPTLDTYNLLLNALLSKFNKLHVCYVYLHSVRSLSKQMKSFGVIPDTFALNMIIKAYSKCLEVDEAIRVFREMGLYGCVPDAFTYGYIAKGLCEKGRVNQGLEFFKEMRNKGFVPKGSVYMILVCSLALERRFEDATEVVFDMLDNSLSPDHLTYKTVLEELCREGKGDYAFEVLEEFKKRDRFMHEKSYKSLLDTLYFLNQD; encoded by the coding sequence ATCTCCTCTCTCTTCTCTTCACTATCTCTCCGCGGTATCTCCACCTCCTCCGCCGCCGATCACCACCCCAAACCCCTCCCATCTCCGCCTCCATTCTCCGATGAACTCCCACTCCCAGAGCCGAGCCCTCTAACCCGAACCCGAACCCGAACTCCACTAGAGCAACAATTCGAATCATGGATCAACAATCTCAAACCCGGGTTCACACCAGCTGACGTAAACGAAGCTTTGAAAGCCCAAACCGACCCGGACCTCGCTATCGATATCTTCCGATGGACAGGCCAACAACGGAGCTACAAGCACAACCACGTAACTTACCTAACCATGATCAACATTGCAGTGTCAAGTAAGCGTTATCGCGTCGCGGAGACTCTAGTTGAGGAAGTTCTCGCCGGCGCCTGCCCGCCGAGTCTCCCTCTGTATAATTCCATGATCAAATTTTGCTGCGGTCGTAAATTCTTATTTAACCGTGCATttgatatatacaaaaaaatgacAAAGTGTGAAGATGCTAAGCCGACACTAGATACTTATAACTTGTTGTTGAATGCTCTTTTGAGTAAATTTAATAAGTTACATGTTTGTTATGTGTATTTACATTCGGTTCGATCGTTATCGAAGCAAATGAAGTCTTTCGGGGTGATTCCAGATACATTTGCATTGAATATGATAATCAAGGCTTATTCCAAGTGTTTGGAGGTTGATGAGGCTATTCGTGTTTTTCGTGAAATGGGATTGTATGGATGTGTGCCTGATGCGTTTACTTATGGTTATATAGCGAAAGGGTTGTGCGAGAAGGGGAGAGTGAATCAAGGGCTTGAATTTTTTAAGGAAATGAGGAATAAAGGGTTTGTTCCGAAAGGATCTGTTTATATGATATTGGTTTGTAGTCTTGCTTTGGAGCGTCGCTTTGAGGATGCTACTGAGGTGGTGTTTGATATGTTGGATAATTCGTTGTCACCTGATCATCTTACTTATAAAACCGTGTTGGAAGAATTGTGTAGGGAAGGGAAAGGAGATTATGcatttgaagttcttgaagaattTAAGAAGAGGGATAGGTTTATGCATGAGAAGAGTTACAAGTCTTTGTTGGATACGTTATATTTTCTTAATCAGGATTAA